The Deltaproteobacteria bacterium genomic interval ATAGCGCGCTTACAAGAGCCTGGCGTTTGGTCTTTTTATTTACCGAATAAGACCAGTCCTTGGGCTTGGGTCCGAAAACCACTCCCCCTTTTCTCCACTGGGGAGCCCTGATGCTTCCCTGCCGCGCCCGTCCCAGGTGTTTCTGCCTCCAGGGCTTTCTGCCGCCGCCCCTTACCTCGCCCCTCTGCTTTGTGGAGGCCGTGCCCGCGCGCCTGCCGGCCAGCTGCCAGTTTACAACCGCATGAAGCAGGTGTTTTTTGACCGGCGCCTCGAATATCGAAGGGTCGAGCTCTACCGAACCCACCTTGCTTTTTTCCAAATCATAAACATCAAGCTCAGGCACTTTGACTTCTCCCTTTCGTAGTTCTCTTAATTATCACAAGGCCGCCTCTCGGTCCAGGAACCGACCCCTTTACGACGATCATGTTCCTCTCAGCGTCAACCTTGAAGACCTTGATTCCCTGGACAGCGACTTTCTCATTTCCCAATTGGCCCGGCATTTTTATACCTTTCCAGACCTTTGCGGGATAAGAGGCCTGACCGATACCGCCTACCCTCCTGTGAGCCATCCCGCCGTGAGAAGCCGGCTGACCCCTGAAATTATGCCTCTTCATGGCGCCCGAAAATCCCTTTCCCTTGCTGGTGCCCACGACGTCAACAATCTCCCCTTCCTCGAACACGTCAGCCTTTATTTCATCTCCGGGGTTATACTCCCCTTCTTTGGCGCTGAACTCCGCCAGGTGTCTCAACGGAGATACTTCGGCCTTTTTAAAATGGCCGAGCATGGGCTTGGAGACCCTCTGAGGCTTTACCTCTTCAAACCCCAGCTGCAAGGCCTCGTACCCGTCCTTATCCTCGGTTTTTTTCTGCACCACGAAACAGGGACCCGCTTCAATCAC includes:
- the rplC gene encoding 50S ribosomal protein L3; translated protein: MVIVMVEGLIGKKLGMTEFFLDNGTAVVGTVIEAGPCFVVQKKTEDKDGYEALQLGFEEVKPQRVSKPMLGHFKKAEVSPLRHLAEFSAKEGEYNPGDEIKADVFEEGEIVDVVGTSKGKGFSGAMKRHNFRGQPASHGGMAHRRVGGIGQASYPAKVWKGIKMPGQLGNEKVAVQGIKVFKVDAERNMIVVKGSVPGPRGGLVIIKRTTKGRSQSA
- the rplD gene encoding 50S ribosomal protein L4, yielding MPELDVYDLEKSKVGSVELDPSIFEAPVKKHLLHAVVNWQLAGRRAGTASTKQRGEVRGGGRKPWRQKHLGRARQGSIRAPQWRKGGVVFGPKPKDWSYSVNKKTKRQALVSALSLKYGEGVLMALNEFNLPEIKTKQVADFVKKFDLKSVLIIVGGDGDNENLLKSARNMPNVKVLRVGGINVFDILKYDALIMTEDSIKSAQETLKN